GAATAAATTTAGACTCCTAAGTAACCTCAACTAAATATGTAAAGCGGTAAAAAGAATTAACACATATATTTTTGTtgcgaagtgaaaactctttgcagcaaagagaaaaatcattttgggcagggacggagccagaaagtATTTTGAGCAGGGGCCAAGGCATTttggaaccaaaaaaaaaaatttattaaacaaaagtaattatagaaaataaggGTTTCATAATACATCAAATTTCATCCAAAACACCAATTAAAATGGAACCCGCCGTTTTTTTGAATCCCGAAAATCATCTATGATTGAATCTATGCTAATTGTAGCAGCAACTTCTCTTTCGATATACACCATTAAAGAATCCGTTAGaaactcatcttcaattttgttgcgaagcctagttttgacaatattcatAGCTGAAAATGATCGTTCTGTAGTTGCGGTAGAAACAGGAAGAGTAAGCACAAGTACAATAACTCGAAAAACAAGTTGGTAGATAGCTGATTTTCCGGTACTAACCAACCATTGGCACAATTCAGAAATATTTGACAGTGCTTGGAAACTCGAATGTTGAACTACATTATGCTTATAATGGTTAAGTTCTATTTCCAACTGTTCCTTTTCAAGATCAGTAAAATCTTGCGGATAAAACTTGTTTACTAACtgacaaatatcatcaattctaAAAGATTCACGTGCGGCTCGAGGATCAAGAGCTGAGCCGAGAATAAGCAACTCCACTGCATGCTCACTAAATCGGCaatttaattcttgcaattGAGAATCTATAGAGGCACAAAAAATATCCACTCGATAATGTTGTTCAATTGTAAAGTCGGCTTGTTGATGGCGAGCTCGACCTCGCCTCTCAACATAACGGGCATTCATATCTGGGACATCTATATTGCGTTTCTCGCAAAATGACTTTacattggtaagtaaatcatcCCATTTATCATCTCTATATTGTTGGATATATGCTTTAGTTGATGAAACAAGATTCATAGCActtaaaatgtcttgagattttgATTGCAATTCTTGACATAGATGATCCGTAATCTGCATCGTTTCTTTCATGAGATGCAATATGaagacaaattcaaatgaagtcATTACCTGATAAACTGAATCTGCTTCTGCTCGTTGGGAAGAAGTAGTTTCCACATCAATGATTTTAAGAATAACTTCACAAGCTGGACTAAAAATTTTGATCAAGCTAGAAACTGATCTCAAGTGAGAACTCCAACGAGTATCTCCAGCCCGTTGTAAAGTACTAATTTGATTAAGTCCCCTTCCACTCTCAATCTCATTAATTTCCATCAGGTAAGCAATTTCAGCAGTTTGAGAAATCCGCAATTCTTCAAATCGATTGCATGAGgcacaaacaatattgacaatagaattcaaattagtgaaaaattgatgaacaagaatAACTTCTTTTGATGCTGCCACTAATGCCAATTGCAAACGATGTGCGAAACAATGAATATAGTAGGCATATGGACAATCATTTGAAATCAAAGCTTGCAACCCATTCCACTCACCTCGCATGTTACTTGCACCGTCATATCCTTGCCCTCGAATATTTTCAATGGCTAACTTATGTTgagacaatacaaaatatataccctTTTGTAGGGTTGGTGCCGCGGTATTAGCGACATgaacaagcccaaaaaaacGTTCCCGCACAAAACCATCTTTGTCGACAAATCTTAAAACTATAGCCATTTGCTCTTTCATTGACTCATCACGAGCTTCATCAACCATTATGCAAAACTTTGCATTACCAATTTCTTTGCAAATTGTCTCCTTcactttggttgaaaaaatatgtaaaatttctttctgtATCATTGGTGATGTATAAGAGGCATTTTTTGGAGCTTTAGCTATTACTTCAGCAATCTGTTCATTATATGAAACCattaaattcaatatttcaagaaaatttccACGATTCGTTGAATCCACACTTTCATCCCGACCTCTAAAAGCAACACCTTGAAATGCAAGCACTCGAACAACATCAATTGAGGCTTTTAACTGCAATCgattgtttgcaatttgttcagaagtgaaattttcaaacacaTTTTGGATGTGTTGAGACTGGTTCTTCAAGTCTTCGTATGACCTCTCAGCAATTCTGTGAAATGAATTAGGATCTTTtcctatatgattgagaaaAGCACAATTTTTTCCATCTCTAACTTTCTTCCAACTCTTGAATCCATCTATAGTGAATACACGTTGCGTAGGATGCCCAGATGGCTTATTAAAGAGAAAGCATGGTAGACAAAATGCTGCATCTTTTTCGCACGAATATTCAAGCCATGAAGGAAATAGATTGTACCACGAAGGTTGAAAGCTACGAAGATGATTTTTATCTCCAGATTTTGGGTAATGTGGGAGGATTATTTGGTACGGACCAGCTTTAATGTAAGCTCATCGAATTTCATCCCGTTGATTAACATTATACTCCCATATCTGACGACGCAATCCAGGATCAAACTCCAATGAACTAATATCAAATTCATTTACATCAACTCTTcgagattttttagaagaattttcagaaactaTGATATCAGGAGTTGGCGATGATGCATCACTAACATTGGCATTTgaactttgtgcattttttcttttgaaaaagtcaagtattgtatttggctttcccatcatctacaaataaatttacatggttATATTGGAGTCTttaaaaaagcaagaaaaaatatttataagttaGCAATTAAcaaattcacataaaaaaaacaatagaataTAATAGCTTTCACATGTCAAATTATCCGATTAATTGTTTagacttataaactataataactaatattttcaatatttaataaccataatatccAAATTACAATACCACTTATATTAAGAATTGAGCTTTGAAAACTAACCTCAAAAAGCGTGACTTGCGTCGAGTGATTTTGCACCGCTTCTGTGTTGCGATATAAATGATGTACTGTGtcataaaaatcaaattaaatcaacaatttccaaaattaaaattttataatattgtaaagtaaaaactgaaaaaaataataaacaaaatcgTCAACAAGACATTCAATAATCACTAAACAAACCATTTAAGCTATTTAATAATTCTCGCTCTTacccaatttttcttttttaattaacccATTAACTCTACTTAGACTACTCTTCCGATCCACAACTTCTAAGTCATCATTCACAAATATCAAGATTCAATAAGACAAAGCtcactttttttaaaggattaaaattttctcaaatttcaaataccactttaaacattattataatttatcacTAATACAAATAatcattctcacttttttcaacTTCTCCCGTTTCCGGAGGAAAAGTTGGTGGTTTTGAACTttaaatttttctcaattttaaactaagtcttttatttagaagagGCTAGAGAAGAAGACAAATTTCTTCTTAAACGGTGcaaatatgagaaaagaaaagaagaatttgtcttactttttgtttttgacttCTTGTCTTTTATTTGGACTTTTCTTGGTTCTACATTCTACGAGTTGGCTAATGGCTAGGCTAGTTAAatacttatttaattttttcttcaatttgtatgACTCTTGTCTTCTTCTCTAGCCCCTTTTGACTTTTCTTGGTTTCTACATTCTACGATTTGGCCAGGCTAGTTAAAGActtctttgattttttcttcaatttgtctgactcttgtcttcttctctagccccttcttcttcccttcttgGCTTCTCTTTTCTCTAGACTTTCAAGTTCTTCCAAACAGTGAGTCTTCCGACTCTTCCCCTTCCCGTTTTCAGTTCTCCCCAATTCATGTttcagttttcttcttctttcttaagTTCTTCACCATATGactgaaaaaattgaagaaaaaattaggGATTTGAGAACTTACAGTGATATTGCGCTGGCTACGTTACAGAAGAAGCACAAATCGGTTGTTTTCCCAGACTCTACGCATTGATGGGCGATAGATCTATTCTCCCACCCGGTGCTGTGCTTGGCCGTGGAGTTTGATTTAGCGTGCAGTGAGTTTAGGATTTGGAGGAGAGTACTGAGTAGTGGAGAAGGTAttcttgttttagtttttttttttttttattaaatattaaaaattcttgattcagttgTTTGGCTAGAAAATTGCTTGACGGCGGCATTTGATATTTATGGCAAATCTGTAGATTGAAGAgggcctattttttttttttttttttttttttttttttttttttttttagggttatttggttaggcaaaaaaattaattgggtAAGGGCCAACATCATTTGAGAAGGGGCCAATGGGctagaattgtttttttttttttttttatcatccttataaaaaaaaattttcaagaaattggggggggcatggcccctgccgGCCCCCCCCCTCCTCCGTCTCTGATTTTGGGACAGCCAACTCCAGGAAATCAATCATCAAAAGAAATGACTAATTACAAGAAGTACGTATTCACAACCCTTTACAGCAGTCATTCTCTTAAATTCTAACAAGTGTCTATTTGTTTGTCTCTCTCCCAAACCCGTCTGGAGAGTTTTTCTATTAATCCCTTAACTGGATCTCATCTTCAGTTAGACTTCAACGGTTGAACGGTTACAATAATAACAAACataaactctaagagagatacatGTAAATGTTTATGTTTAATAAACCTTCTTTTAGCACAATGAAATTCTTTACAGGAATTCTTGATCAAACATTGCCTAGACGCCCTAAACAGGCTCTGGAAACCCTCAAATAAGTCATGAACGATTTCCTAGGCggtggtgtccggacgggtcaaCGCATGTCCAGACATCTATTGGTAAGTGAATATTTTAGTGAAGCCGGACAGGCAACCTTAGTATTCGGACCTTTGCATGAAAAACTCTTTTCGCAGTTCTTCACTTCTGTCCAAACATCTTGCAAACGTTTTGACAGTTGGTATGTttagtaagttttttttaatggtcTGATGCCCAGTACTCTTGATTTACATTGTGTTTTATTGTTTAAAGCTTTGAGCcttaaaaggaaaaggaaaatgtttttaCCATTTGAGCCTTAAAAAATTCTTATACGTTTTGACCATTGCTTGTTAATGTTTTGTCATGGTCTTTAAGAAAAAATCTGATGCTCACTCTTACTTACTCTTCTATAAATTGAGTTTTCCAATGAGCTTGTATAAATGACTTCTTCTTGGCTCAAAATTCAGTACGTACAGTGTCCAATATATTCCATCGTGAATAATTTTTCAGCCATTACTATATTTTAGTCATTTAAGTGTGGCTTGTAGTCCTTCATCATCTTTTATCAAATggttgttttatttgaatttcgTTTTTGAAAGTGTGTCATTAACGAAGATAAACGCTATAATCTAATCTTAGGAGGTTGCGTATCAAGGGATCCGATCACACCGAATTATAGACTCCGAGAAACACAAATCAATCTTTAAAGACAATActcttgcgtgattctatagcattgtgagattttcttttgctttaattttaatctcttgtattgtgtttattttattattattatttcagaTTAATATGGTCTAGCatcaataataatatttttaaccaattatttgtttaattgttaatttttagattgatattattttatttcaacataAATTTTGTGTGccatctaaaatttattttcaacaatttgATCAATTGGATGTGATAGCTATAAACAATCAACATTTCAAAACAATCaacattttcacattttttaataataatcaacattaaaacatttcaatttttttttactttttatatcacataaataattttttattactattcaaataaaaaaaatttactacaatacaaaattttcattttcatttttctatacaatttttttttatatcacatctatcactttttactgattctaaaattaacaattcattactctattatgcACAATTGCCAAACATACCCATTATGTAATACATTAAGCCGCATTCAAATATTTTCCTGACTGCATTTTCATTGTTCTTCCCATGCTCCCTTTGTCGCTATTGTCAGTTGAAAGGATCCACCTCCTTTCTCTGTTTATGcttgattttagtgtttttctattcttttgtttgttcttgGTTCAtgtgcctttatatatatatatttttttttaaaaaaaaaaacgttcaCCCACCTTCGGTCACATGGGTGTCATCTTGGAAGTGGTTCCATCACGTgctcatttttttaaagtaaaaaaaataaaaattgggattgGCCAAACTATTTTTGATAACTTGTTTAAAGTAATgtttaaaatttgcaatttgtaaattatatTCGAACAGTATTAAATTTTAAGCACAAAATTGTTATATTCtattttacaaaatttattttataagtaagaatgAATATTTGTTTAAGAGACATACTCATAATCGCTTTAATTTAGAAGAGTGCAGTCATACCATGCACTTTTTATTCTGCTTAATTTCATAAATTCAATCTGTATTTTTCACATCTTTATTTTCTAACAAATCGTACATGCTAGCATCGTAAATTTGAATGTATGGTGATGCATGGAGACTGGGGTATGGAGTGAgaatcaatcataaattaaaaaatttgttttttacaaTTGCTAATAAAAAGGTTGGTTCTCAATGCCATATTATTTCAGTTGTTTATAAATTCTATAaaagtttactaaataatattattcttttcaattaataattgaattgttggttgacatcaagattgtgtgataattgtaagataaaaatataatttctaacattactcttgtcACAAATCATTACACTATTACATATAGCAAATCTTCCTTGTCTATGCTGCTTCAAATTAAAATAGGATCTTCCTTACTTTTTTAAATGTTGTGGCATTATGTATATTgttagatgcatcaactttaaaagaTGTGTCGAGATTAATTTCATATAAAGTATAAactcacttaaaaaaaaaaaaaaaaaaaaaaaaaaaaggtccatAGTCTACATGAGATAATTCTGAGAGCCCATATAGACCCTAGGGTTACTTATAGACTACCAcatttaaaaagattaaaaagtcTTCGGAGTTGTTGAAAACCACTGCATTGAAGGTGAATTTTCACGCGCTTTTGAGACAACCGGATACAAACAGAGACCAACATATTCTTTAGTAGTAAATATATGTGCAAGTAGTCACaagataatattaataatttataattaaatagggattatattttatttaatctgAATAACTCACATGTGCGACATTTTAATAtgtcaaattattattttcttgcatTTAAACTCTTTCCATTAGAGTCAGCCGCCACTTTAGATGAAAAAGTGGTCACGTGTATGCATATGATCACTTTTTTAACAGCTTTCTTATAatacctctcattttttttaaaaaaaaaaaaaccaaaataataaacttaatttatttttttttgtgtcaaaTTCACCATGCCTTTTCTGATGAAAATCCAACCGATTGATATAGATTCTCAAGCATAGAGGGATCCAATAGTTCGGGCCGATGCCACCAAACCAGTTTTGAAATTGCGGCTCAAGTGTCTCTTTGACCAGCAATTATTTGGCATACTCAAAATCTTGTCGGcgacttatataaaaaaaaaaaaaaatcttgtcggCGAAGAAGTTGAGTGGTGGCGAATGTAAAAAGTACAAAAGGGGTGAGTGTAAATGCAATTCTTTATAAGGCTGATTGAGGGAATCGTGGCTTGACATGTGAGGATCTTcggttttctttcctttctattAATGCGCATGATATGGTGAAGGACAATTTGCCTTGTGGATGACTTGGTTTCCTATCATAGATTGCTGCATTAGTTGTGAGTCCATAATGAGAGGCATGATATGTGGTATCTTGTCTGATTGTAGAGCCATGAGCTATATTCGGAATGTAATCAATGGCTGTATCATTATTGGCCTTGTCTATTGATGGAAATTGACAAATGGATGCTGTAGAATTAACTTGAGCTGAAGTGGAGATTGTAGTAAAATCATTGTTCGGCATTATGGGTGAAGTGGCAGCCAAAGGGGCTGCATGTGGTGAGGCTTTGGTGGCCACATGAGAAGCTGCCAAGATGGCTGTGGCAGCCAACAATACATGTGTTGGAGAGGAAGATTCTCTAACAGCCCCCCTCAAGCTAATGGGGGAGGAGACCACCATGAGCTTGGAACGAAGAAGCAAGAATCTGGCAGATGATAATCTTTTGGTAAATACATCGGCAAATTGGTCATGTGTGGAAATGAACTTGAGCATAATGTCACGATTTATAACCTTTTCTCGCACAAAATGGTAGTCGATTTCTATATATTTGATGTGAGCATGGTAGATAAGATTAGAAGCAAGAGCCAAGACACTGATGTTGTCACATCAAATGATGGGAGCTTATGAAAGAGCAAACTGAATTTCACAGAAAAGCATTCTCAACCAGTAGACTTCAGCAGTGGTGATAGCAAGGGATCTGTACTCGGCTTCGGTGCTACTTGGAGAGACAACCAGCTGCTTTTTAGCACACCACGTGTAGCGTGCTCATCACAATAATAGTAGACGTAAGGCCCATTAAATGTGATCCATGCAGACATGCAGTGACATAACTAAGCCATTGACATGTTCCTAGAAACACATTTTATTGGTTATATCACGTGCGTTAAAAGGGTGGGGGCTAAATCTATATGTAATTAAAGACCAGTTTAAAGGCCCCCTTTAAATTCCATTTTATATGTGGGGTTGATGTCCCAACTCCAAAATGTAGCACTCACTCATCCACACCCAAGCAAAATACTACTTAATATACATTTGTACTATTATTATAAAAGGAGTAGTCCATATTATAATTAGAATTCTCTGAAgtcatttataaaacataatcTTATTTAGTAATATTTAAGAAATTAACCAATGTTAAACTTACACTAATATATAATACCTTTACAATCTTCTCAGTTCTCATCAAATATGTGACATAACTTTGGGGGTATCACATACTTTAGTGAGCTTGCAAgtttcttttttcataaatcTTGAAAAAGATTAGATGTTTTTATTTGACTTCCTATATTATTCTTTGGTGTGAATCACATTTTCTTAGATTTAATTAaactcacttttttcttttactttcttgAGATAGTTATATATGTAATGACCCACCATACAATACattattgtccgcttttggttTTTCAGAATAAAACT
The sequence above is drawn from the Alnus glutinosa chromosome 11, dhAlnGlut1.1, whole genome shotgun sequence genome and encodes:
- the LOC133881192 gene encoding uncharacterized protein LOC133881192; protein product: MVVSSPISLRGAVRESSSPTHVLLAATAILAASHVATKASPHAAPLAATSPIMPNNDFTTISTSAQVNSTASICQFPSIDKANNDTAIDYIPNIAHGSTIRQDTTYHASHYGLTTNAAIYDRKPSHPQGKDPNSFHRIAERSYEDLKNQSQHIQNVFENFTSEQIANNRLQLKASIDVVRVLAFQGVAFRGRDESVDSTNRGNFLEILNLMVSYNEQIAEVIAKAPKNASYTSPMIQKEILHIFSTKVKETICKEIGNAKFCIMVDEARDESMKEQMAIVLRFVDKDGFVRERFFGLVHVANTAAPTLQKGIYFVLSQHKLAIENIRGQGYDGASNMRELRISQTAEIAYLMEINEIESGRGLNQISTLQRAGDTRWSSHLRSVSSLIKIFSPACEVILKIIDVETTSSQRAEADSVYQVMTSFEFVFILHLMKETMQITDHLCQELQSKSQDILSAMNLVSSTKAYIQQYRDDKWDDLLTNVKSFCEKRNIDVPDMNARYVERRGRARHQQADFTIEQHYRVDIFCASIDSQLQELNCRFSEHAVELLILGSALDPRAARESFRIDDICQLVNKFYPQDFTDLEKEQLEIELNHYKHNVVQHSSFQALSNISELCQWLVSTGKSAIYQLVFRVIVLVLTLPVSTATTERSFSAMNIVKTRLRNKIEDEFLTDSLMVYIEREVAATISIDSIIDDFRDSKKRRVPF